The genomic window CCGGGCCGGGCGCCGCTGCAGATCCAGCTGTTGGACCGGGACCGGGACTCGGTTCCGGTTCTGATCGAGGAGAGGACGGAATATTTCATCAGAGTGGAGCCCAGCGAGGGCGACGAGGCCACCCGGTTGCTGCAGTCCGGGGGCCTGTCCCACTTCACGGAGAACCCGGTGCTGTTCGCCTTGCTGCCCCTCATCTTCGTCAACAAGTGTGCCTTCGGCTGcaaggtggaggtggaggtgctGCGGGCTCTGCTGCGCCGCCCGATGGCGCTGCTGCTGGGGGTGCTGGCCCAGTTCCTGGTCATGCCGCTGTACGCCTACTGCGCGTCCCGGCTGCTGTCGCTGCCCACCGCGCTGTCCCTCGGCCTGGTCATCACCTGCTCCGCCCCGGGGGGCGGCGGCGGCTACCTTTACAGCCTGCTGCTGGGGGGCGACGTCACACTGGCCATCTCCATGACGCTGGTGTCCACGGTGGTGGCCACGGCGGCCATGCCTCTTTCCTCGGCTCTGTACGGCAGGCTGCTGGGCGTACACGCCGCCCTCCACGTCCCCTTCGTGAAGATCTTGGGCACCCTGCTCTTCATCGCCATCCCCATCTCCCTGGGCATGCTGATCAAGCTGCGACTCCCGGCCCTCACCCGCGTCCTGCTGGTGCTCATCCGGCCCTTCAGCGTCGTGCTGATGGTCGGTGGCATCTTCATGGCCTACCAGATGGGGTCGTCCATCCTGGCCAACGTGCAGCCCCAGATCGTGGCGGTC from Poecilia reticulata strain Guanapo linkage group LG6, Guppy_female_1.0+MT, whole genome shotgun sequence includes these protein-coding regions:
- the slc10a3 gene encoding P3 protein yields the protein MRTLFTLCLLLIGGPNRTWAIGNLTVDSSTDTSRSNYTGYISIGDGSAQEFEFPENTEGVIVISSRYRGSSRNQTVRVRSLDPEVLSVLNVTAGGREGPAGSFIISIRSGFPGRAPLQIQLLDRDRDSVPVLIEERTEYFIRVEPSEGDEATRLLQSGGLSHFTENPVLFALLPLIFVNKCAFGCKVEVEVLRALLRRPMALLLGVLAQFLVMPLYAYCASRLLSLPTALSLGLVITCSAPGGGGGYLYSLLLGGDVTLAISMTLVSTVVATAAMPLSSALYGRLLGVHAALHVPFVKILGTLLFIAIPISLGMLIKLRLPALTRVLLVLIRPFSVVLMVGGIFMAYQMGSSILANVQPQIVAVGVTVPLLGLLVGAGLARTAGLALPQRKTVSIEVGVQNSLLALAVMQLSFRRVEADFASQAPFIVALSSTSEMLLIVLGSFIWRRLCCPQE